The proteins below come from a single Solea senegalensis isolate Sse05_10M linkage group LG2, IFAPA_SoseM_1, whole genome shotgun sequence genomic window:
- the LOC122760902 gene encoding target of Nesh-SH3-like isoform X5: protein MAGTDVLLLLLGATTLLIGTSAQRSRVRGQNMKVRINATGDTIVMKFVRPSADVKLEGYILGYGSSVFSKQFFHLPENGRVYETELDAEPKYLVAVQPIPANNVKKHCTGKVDLEKPLHVVLGSVSPTAVLLSWGNHLKTPYEGNIMNECLADGFYTIRYRERNRKWNYQMCPTSDTVVDNLKPNTAYEFGVRSNSDERSGTWSRPVLHNTNMRKKNPHKTFKLRKTLSKSLMPAGALVPPRPDGHVHSDGNLVPMTTVPLSSSASDNGNNTKRPLDPGPSVLPLLQSSSPSSTSFPSSMSSPSSSSSTSSSPPLTDSDAAEKRHSPEAFEPQDKLLQLRKALSSQKTEGQSKNLNPAPKSSRPASGNPVYPVSNGFRHSGSSRHGSLSPNSGTLRVHGQLHRGVSPPKPLLWQRHRLGSPVRPLIPNKRPNLVGKPGDSDKVNNFKQTDNLVILKPKVLPSTGKPTKPERRASTTTTPMTTAASRHETWEDSDLFKSQPTSDLDAQGKKRYVAPHVIYQTGKRADEPCSITSSLNFFPQNERSDANFTTPPKTPPSNLTVVTVEGCPSFIILDWEKTDNDTTEYEVISTAKGPDGEQVSVLTTDQTHTAVENLKPESSYEFKVKPKNELGAGPHSEPVSFNTESADPRVSENISGKDAIWTQFPFKTDSYSDCHGQQFVKRTWYRKFVGVQLCNSLRYKIYLSDSLTGKFYNIGDQTGFGEDHCQFVDSFLEGKTGRQLRADQLPSRPGFYRAVRQEPVHFGLMGGHSHVSYVSWYECGTPIPGKW from the exons ATGGCGGGCACTGATGTCCTCCTGCTGTTGCTCGGGGCAACGACTTTGCTCATAGGGACATCAGCTCAGAGAAGCAGAG TTCGTGGTCAGAACATGAAAGTTCGCATTAATGCGACGGGCGACACCATCGTGATGAAGTTCGTGCGTCCCAGTGCTGACGTAAAGTTAGAAGGTTACATCCTCGGATACGGCAGCAGCGTCTTCTCCAAACAGTTCTTTCATCTGCCGGAGAACGGACGAGTCTACGAGACTGAGCTAG ATGCTGAACCTAAGTACCTGGTGGCAGTGCAGCCAATCCCAGCCAATAATGTGAAAAAGCACTGCACAG GTAAGGTGGACCTGGAGAAGCCTCTTCACGTGGTCCTGGGCTCCGTCAGTCCCACAGCGGTTCTTCTGTCCTGGGGAAACCACCTGAAGACGCCATATGAAGGAAACATCATGAACGAGTGTCTGGCAGATGG GTTTTACACCATCCGGTACCGGgaaaggaacaggaagtggaattaCCAGATGTGTCCAACCAGCGACACGGTCGTGGACAACCTGAAACCCAACACCGCGTACGAGTTTGGCGTGCGTTCCAACAGCGATGAGCGCAGCGGGACGTGGAGCAGACCCGTCCTCCACAACACCAACATGAGGA AGAAAAACCCTCACAAGACATTTAAGCTGCGAAAGACTCTGTCCAAGTCCCTG ATGCCTGCTGGAGCTCTCGTCCCTCCTCGTCCAG ATGGACATGTCCACTCTGATGGAAACCTGGTTCCCATGACGACCgtccctctgtcctcttctgCTTCAGACAATGGAAACAACACCAAGCGCCCGCTGGATCCTGGTCCCTCTGTCCTGCCCCTACTCCAATCGTCTTCCCCGTCCTCCACATCCTTTCCGTCCTCCATGTCCTCcccgtcctcctcgtcctccacaTCCTCCTCGCCCCCCCTCACTGACAGTGATGCAGCAGAGAAGCGTCACAGCCCTGAAG cGTTTGAACCTCAGGACAAACTCCTGCAGCTGAGAAAAGCTCTGAGCAGTCAGAAGACTGaag GTCAAAGCAAAAACCTGAACCCAGCTCCCAAATCCTCCAGGCCTGCGTCAGGAAACCCCGTCTATCCCGTCTCTAACGGCTTCAGACACTCTGGGTCCTCTAGACACGGTAGCTTGTCCCCGAACTCTGGGACACTCAGGG TACATGGACAGCTCCATCGGGGTGTCTCCCCTCCTAAACCACTGTTATGGCAGAGACACCGGCTGG GGTCTCCAGTTCGTCCTTTGATTCCTAACAAGAGACCAAACCTGGTTGGGAAGCCTGGAGACTCAG ACAAAGTCAACAACTTCAAACAGACGGACAACTTAGTGATCCTGAAACCTAAAGTCCTGCCGTCCACTGGCAAACCCACCAAACCGGAGCGGAGGGCGAGCACGACGACAACACCGATGACGACGGCAG CATCTCGACACGAAACGTGGGAAGACTCCGACCTCTTCAAGTCACAGCCGACCTCTGACCTCGACGCCCAGGGGAAGAAGCGTTACGTTG CTCCACACGTCATTTATCAAACCGGGAAGAGAGCGGACGAGCCGTGCTCAATCACGTCCTCGCTCAACTTCTTTCCACAGAACGAACGCAGTGACGCAAACTTCACTACTCCGCCCAAGACTCCGCCTTCTAACCTGACTGTGGTGACAGTAGAGGGATGTCCGTCCTTCATCATCCTGGACTGGGAGAAGACAGACAACGACACCACTG agTACGAAGTCATCTCCACGGCTAAAGGACCTGACGGGGAACAGGTTTCTGTCCTGACCACCGATCAGACGCACACGGCCGTGGAGAACCTGAAGCCTGAGAGCAG TTATGAGTTCAAGGTGAAGCCAAAGAACGAGCTGGGAGCAGGTCCACACAGTGAGCCGGTCTCCTTCAACACCGAGTCAG ctGATCCTCGAGTGAGCGAGAACATCTCAG GCAAAGACGCCATCTGGACGCAGTTCCCCTTTAAGACGGACTCGTACTCGGACTGTCATGGTCAACAGTTCGTGAAGAGGACATGGTATCGCAAGTTTGTGGGCGTTCAACTGTGCAACTCACTGCGCTACAAGATCTACCTGAGTGACTCACTCACTG GTAAGTTCTATAACATCGGGGATCAGACCGGTTTTGGAGAAGATCACTGTCAGTTTGTGGATTCTTTCCTGGAGGGAAAAACAGGAAGACAGCTCAGAGCCGACCAGCTCCCGTCCAGACCCG GTTTCTACAGAGCTGTCCGTCAAGAGCCTGTCCACTTTGGACTGATGGGAGGGCACTCCCACGTCAGCTACGTGTCCTGGTACGAGTGTGGAACACCCATTCCTGGAAAATGGTGA
- the LOC122760902 gene encoding target of Nesh-SH3-like isoform X2, translated as MAGTDVLLLLLGATTLLIGTSAQRSRVRGQNMKVRINATGDTIVMKFVRPSADVKLEGYILGYGSSVFSKQFFHLPENGRVYETELDAEPKYLVAVQPIPANNVKKHCTGKVDLEKPLHVVLGSVSPTAVLLSWGNHLKTPYEGNIMNECLADGFYTIRYRERNRKWNYQMCPTSDTVVDNLKPNTAYEFGVRSNSDERSGTWSRPVLHNTNMRKKNPHKTFKLRKTLSKSLMPAGALVPPRPDGHVHSDGNLVPMTTVPLSSSASDNGNNTKRPLDPGPSVLPLLQSSSPSSTSFPSSMSSPSSSSSTSSSPPLTDSDAAEKRHSPEAFEPQDKLLQLRKALSSQKTEGQSKNLNPAPKSSRPASGNPVYPVSNGFRHSGSSRHVHGQLHRGVSPPKPLLWQRHRLGSPVRPLIPNKRPNLVGKPGDSDKVNNFKQTDNLVILKPKVLPSTGKPTKPERRASTTTTPMTTAASRHETWEDSDLFKSQPTSDLDAQGKKRYVAPHVIYQTGKRADEPCSITSSLNFFPQNERSDANFTTPPKTPPSNLTVVTVEGCPSFIILDWEKTDNDTTEYEVISTAKGPDGEQVSVLTTDQTHTAVENLKPESSYEFKVKPKNELGAGPHSEPVSFNTESADPRVSENISGKFTQTRCHGSTSARCRHGNAPVSAGKDAIWTQFPFKTDSYSDCHGQQFVKRTWYRKFVGVQLCNSLRYKIYLSDSLTGKFYNIGDQTGFGEDHCQFVDSFLEGKTGRQLRADQLPSRPGFYRAVRQEPVHFGLMGGHSHVSYVSWYECGTPIPGKW; from the exons ATGGCGGGCACTGATGTCCTCCTGCTGTTGCTCGGGGCAACGACTTTGCTCATAGGGACATCAGCTCAGAGAAGCAGAG TTCGTGGTCAGAACATGAAAGTTCGCATTAATGCGACGGGCGACACCATCGTGATGAAGTTCGTGCGTCCCAGTGCTGACGTAAAGTTAGAAGGTTACATCCTCGGATACGGCAGCAGCGTCTTCTCCAAACAGTTCTTTCATCTGCCGGAGAACGGACGAGTCTACGAGACTGAGCTAG ATGCTGAACCTAAGTACCTGGTGGCAGTGCAGCCAATCCCAGCCAATAATGTGAAAAAGCACTGCACAG GTAAGGTGGACCTGGAGAAGCCTCTTCACGTGGTCCTGGGCTCCGTCAGTCCCACAGCGGTTCTTCTGTCCTGGGGAAACCACCTGAAGACGCCATATGAAGGAAACATCATGAACGAGTGTCTGGCAGATGG GTTTTACACCATCCGGTACCGGgaaaggaacaggaagtggaattaCCAGATGTGTCCAACCAGCGACACGGTCGTGGACAACCTGAAACCCAACACCGCGTACGAGTTTGGCGTGCGTTCCAACAGCGATGAGCGCAGCGGGACGTGGAGCAGACCCGTCCTCCACAACACCAACATGAGGA AGAAAAACCCTCACAAGACATTTAAGCTGCGAAAGACTCTGTCCAAGTCCCTG ATGCCTGCTGGAGCTCTCGTCCCTCCTCGTCCAG ATGGACATGTCCACTCTGATGGAAACCTGGTTCCCATGACGACCgtccctctgtcctcttctgCTTCAGACAATGGAAACAACACCAAGCGCCCGCTGGATCCTGGTCCCTCTGTCCTGCCCCTACTCCAATCGTCTTCCCCGTCCTCCACATCCTTTCCGTCCTCCATGTCCTCcccgtcctcctcgtcctccacaTCCTCCTCGCCCCCCCTCACTGACAGTGATGCAGCAGAGAAGCGTCACAGCCCTGAAG cGTTTGAACCTCAGGACAAACTCCTGCAGCTGAGAAAAGCTCTGAGCAGTCAGAAGACTGaag GTCAAAGCAAAAACCTGAACCCAGCTCCCAAATCCTCCAGGCCTGCGTCAGGAAACCCCGTCTATCCCGTCTCTAACGGCTTCAGACACTCTGGGTCCTCTAGACACG TACATGGACAGCTCCATCGGGGTGTCTCCCCTCCTAAACCACTGTTATGGCAGAGACACCGGCTGG GGTCTCCAGTTCGTCCTTTGATTCCTAACAAGAGACCAAACCTGGTTGGGAAGCCTGGAGACTCAG ACAAAGTCAACAACTTCAAACAGACGGACAACTTAGTGATCCTGAAACCTAAAGTCCTGCCGTCCACTGGCAAACCCACCAAACCGGAGCGGAGGGCGAGCACGACGACAACACCGATGACGACGGCAG CATCTCGACACGAAACGTGGGAAGACTCCGACCTCTTCAAGTCACAGCCGACCTCTGACCTCGACGCCCAGGGGAAGAAGCGTTACGTTG CTCCACACGTCATTTATCAAACCGGGAAGAGAGCGGACGAGCCGTGCTCAATCACGTCCTCGCTCAACTTCTTTCCACAGAACGAACGCAGTGACGCAAACTTCACTACTCCGCCCAAGACTCCGCCTTCTAACCTGACTGTGGTGACAGTAGAGGGATGTCCGTCCTTCATCATCCTGGACTGGGAGAAGACAGACAACGACACCACTG agTACGAAGTCATCTCCACGGCTAAAGGACCTGACGGGGAACAGGTTTCTGTCCTGACCACCGATCAGACGCACACGGCCGTGGAGAACCTGAAGCCTGAGAGCAG TTATGAGTTCAAGGTGAAGCCAAAGAACGAGCTGGGAGCAGGTCCACACAGTGAGCCGGTCTCCTTCAACACCGAGTCAG ctGATCCTCGAGTGAGCGAGAACATCTCAGGTAagttcacacaaacacgttgTCATGGTTCCACATCAGCCAGGTGTCGCCATGGAAACGCTCCCGTCTCTGCAGGCAAAGACGCCATCTGGACGCAGTTCCCCTTTAAGACGGACTCGTACTCGGACTGTCATGGTCAACAGTTCGTGAAGAGGACATGGTATCGCAAGTTTGTGGGCGTTCAACTGTGCAACTCACTGCGCTACAAGATCTACCTGAGTGACTCACTCACTG GTAAGTTCTATAACATCGGGGATCAGACCGGTTTTGGAGAAGATCACTGTCAGTTTGTGGATTCTTTCCTGGAGGGAAAAACAGGAAGACAGCTCAGAGCCGACCAGCTCCCGTCCAGACCCG GTTTCTACAGAGCTGTCCGTCAAGAGCCTGTCCACTTTGGACTGATGGGAGGGCACTCCCACGTCAGCTACGTGTCCTGGTACGAGTGTGGAACACCCATTCCTGGAAAATGGTGA
- the LOC122760902 gene encoding target of Nesh-SH3-like isoform X6, with translation MKVRINATGDTIVMKFVRPSADVKLEGYILGYGSSVFSKQFFHLPENGRVYETELDAEPKYLVAVQPIPANNVKKHCTGKVDLEKPLHVVLGSVSPTAVLLSWGNHLKTPYEGNIMNECLADGFYTIRYRERNRKWNYQMCPTSDTVVDNLKPNTAYEFGVRSNSDERSGTWSRPVLHNTNMRKKNPHKTFKLRKTLSKSLMPAGALVPPRPDGHVHSDGNLVPMTTVPLSSSASDNGNNTKRPLDPGPSVLPLLQSSSPSSTSFPSSMSSPSSSSSTSSSPPLTDSDAAEKRHSPEAFEPQDKLLQLRKALSSQKTEGQSKNLNPAPKSSRPASGNPVYPVSNGFRHSGSSRHGSLSPNSGTLRVHGQLHRGVSPPKPLLWQRHRLGSPVRPLIPNKRPNLVGKPGDSDKVNNFKQTDNLVILKPKVLPSTGKPTKPERRASTTTTPMTTAASRHETWEDSDLFKSQPTSDLDAQGKKRYVAPHVIYQTGKRADEPCSITSSLNFFPQNERSDANFTTPPKTPPSNLTVVTVEGCPSFIILDWEKTDNDTTEYEVISTAKGPDGEQVSVLTTDQTHTAVENLKPESSYEFKVKPKNELGAGPHSEPVSFNTESADPRVSENISGKFTQTRCHGSTSARCRHGNAPVSAGKDAIWTQFPFKTDSYSDCHGQQFVKRTWYRKFVGVQLCNSLRYKIYLSDSLTGKFYNIGDQTGFGEDHCQFVDSFLEGKTGRQLRADQLPSRPGFYRAVRQEPVHFGLMGGHSHVSYVSWYECGTPIPGKW, from the exons ATGAAAGTTCGCATTAATGCGACGGGCGACACCATCGTGATGAAGTTCGTGCGTCCCAGTGCTGACGTAAAGTTAGAAGGTTACATCCTCGGATACGGCAGCAGCGTCTTCTCCAAACAGTTCTTTCATCTGCCGGAGAACGGACGAGTCTACGAGACTGAGCTAG ATGCTGAACCTAAGTACCTGGTGGCAGTGCAGCCAATCCCAGCCAATAATGTGAAAAAGCACTGCACAG GTAAGGTGGACCTGGAGAAGCCTCTTCACGTGGTCCTGGGCTCCGTCAGTCCCACAGCGGTTCTTCTGTCCTGGGGAAACCACCTGAAGACGCCATATGAAGGAAACATCATGAACGAGTGTCTGGCAGATGG GTTTTACACCATCCGGTACCGGgaaaggaacaggaagtggaattaCCAGATGTGTCCAACCAGCGACACGGTCGTGGACAACCTGAAACCCAACACCGCGTACGAGTTTGGCGTGCGTTCCAACAGCGATGAGCGCAGCGGGACGTGGAGCAGACCCGTCCTCCACAACACCAACATGAGGA AGAAAAACCCTCACAAGACATTTAAGCTGCGAAAGACTCTGTCCAAGTCCCTG ATGCCTGCTGGAGCTCTCGTCCCTCCTCGTCCAG ATGGACATGTCCACTCTGATGGAAACCTGGTTCCCATGACGACCgtccctctgtcctcttctgCTTCAGACAATGGAAACAACACCAAGCGCCCGCTGGATCCTGGTCCCTCTGTCCTGCCCCTACTCCAATCGTCTTCCCCGTCCTCCACATCCTTTCCGTCCTCCATGTCCTCcccgtcctcctcgtcctccacaTCCTCCTCGCCCCCCCTCACTGACAGTGATGCAGCAGAGAAGCGTCACAGCCCTGAAG cGTTTGAACCTCAGGACAAACTCCTGCAGCTGAGAAAAGCTCTGAGCAGTCAGAAGACTGaag GTCAAAGCAAAAACCTGAACCCAGCTCCCAAATCCTCCAGGCCTGCGTCAGGAAACCCCGTCTATCCCGTCTCTAACGGCTTCAGACACTCTGGGTCCTCTAGACACGGTAGCTTGTCCCCGAACTCTGGGACACTCAGGG TACATGGACAGCTCCATCGGGGTGTCTCCCCTCCTAAACCACTGTTATGGCAGAGACACCGGCTGG GGTCTCCAGTTCGTCCTTTGATTCCTAACAAGAGACCAAACCTGGTTGGGAAGCCTGGAGACTCAG ACAAAGTCAACAACTTCAAACAGACGGACAACTTAGTGATCCTGAAACCTAAAGTCCTGCCGTCCACTGGCAAACCCACCAAACCGGAGCGGAGGGCGAGCACGACGACAACACCGATGACGACGGCAG CATCTCGACACGAAACGTGGGAAGACTCCGACCTCTTCAAGTCACAGCCGACCTCTGACCTCGACGCCCAGGGGAAGAAGCGTTACGTTG CTCCACACGTCATTTATCAAACCGGGAAGAGAGCGGACGAGCCGTGCTCAATCACGTCCTCGCTCAACTTCTTTCCACAGAACGAACGCAGTGACGCAAACTTCACTACTCCGCCCAAGACTCCGCCTTCTAACCTGACTGTGGTGACAGTAGAGGGATGTCCGTCCTTCATCATCCTGGACTGGGAGAAGACAGACAACGACACCACTG agTACGAAGTCATCTCCACGGCTAAAGGACCTGACGGGGAACAGGTTTCTGTCCTGACCACCGATCAGACGCACACGGCCGTGGAGAACCTGAAGCCTGAGAGCAG TTATGAGTTCAAGGTGAAGCCAAAGAACGAGCTGGGAGCAGGTCCACACAGTGAGCCGGTCTCCTTCAACACCGAGTCAG ctGATCCTCGAGTGAGCGAGAACATCTCAGGTAagttcacacaaacacgttgTCATGGTTCCACATCAGCCAGGTGTCGCCATGGAAACGCTCCCGTCTCTGCAGGCAAAGACGCCATCTGGACGCAGTTCCCCTTTAAGACGGACTCGTACTCGGACTGTCATGGTCAACAGTTCGTGAAGAGGACATGGTATCGCAAGTTTGTGGGCGTTCAACTGTGCAACTCACTGCGCTACAAGATCTACCTGAGTGACTCACTCACTG GTAAGTTCTATAACATCGGGGATCAGACCGGTTTTGGAGAAGATCACTGTCAGTTTGTGGATTCTTTCCTGGAGGGAAAAACAGGAAGACAGCTCAGAGCCGACCAGCTCCCGTCCAGACCCG GTTTCTACAGAGCTGTCCGTCAAGAGCCTGTCCACTTTGGACTGATGGGAGGGCACTCCCACGTCAGCTACGTGTCCTGGTACGAGTGTGGAACACCCATTCCTGGAAAATGGTGA